In Streptomyces sp. NBC_00483, a single window of DNA contains:
- a CDS encoding amidohydrolase, with product MTHAVVAGLEKIRGDLADLYRDLHEHPELSLQETRSAELLAGRLRAAGVDEVVEHVGTTGVVGVVRNGDGPVVMLRADFDALPVEEKTGLPYASVARAVDREGKDVPVMHACGHDMHAACLVGAATLLAGTRDQWSGTLLLVFQPAEELGCGARGMVDDGLFERFPTPEVVLGQHVGPLPAGFIGHGSGPVMAASDSLDVTLHGRGGHGSRPEAAIDPVLMAAHVVTRLQGVVAREVPPSETAVVTVGRMQAGTKDNIIPDDAELGINIRSTTASTRELLRSATERVVRAEAAAGGATREPDLVWTGSVPALVSDPDATATTLAAFAGHFGDQRIIPMPPVNASEDVGVFGDAIGVPTVFWFWGGLDTETVVAALRDGTLDDLPANHSPHFAPEIEPTLSTGVEALTVAALTWLGTRDGQ from the coding sequence ATGACTCACGCGGTTGTCGCAGGGCTCGAGAAGATTCGGGGCGACCTGGCCGATCTCTACCGGGACCTGCACGAACACCCGGAGCTGTCGCTTCAGGAGACGCGGTCGGCCGAGCTGCTCGCGGGGCGTCTGCGGGCCGCCGGTGTCGACGAGGTCGTCGAACACGTCGGCACGACCGGCGTGGTCGGGGTGGTGCGCAACGGCGACGGCCCCGTGGTCATGCTGCGCGCCGACTTCGACGCGCTGCCGGTGGAGGAGAAGACCGGGCTGCCCTACGCCAGCGTCGCCCGCGCGGTGGACCGCGAGGGCAAGGACGTGCCGGTGATGCACGCGTGCGGGCACGACATGCACGCGGCCTGTCTGGTCGGGGCGGCGACGCTGCTGGCCGGGACGCGCGACCAGTGGAGCGGCACACTGCTGCTGGTCTTCCAGCCCGCGGAGGAACTCGGGTGCGGCGCCCGCGGCATGGTCGACGACGGGCTGTTCGAGCGCTTTCCAACGCCTGAGGTCGTGCTGGGCCAGCATGTGGGGCCGCTGCCCGCCGGGTTCATCGGTCACGGCAGCGGTCCCGTGATGGCCGCTTCGGACTCCCTCGATGTCACGCTGCACGGTCGCGGCGGGCACGGCTCCCGCCCGGAGGCCGCCATCGACCCGGTCCTGATGGCCGCCCATGTGGTGACCCGGCTGCAAGGTGTCGTCGCCCGCGAGGTGCCTCCGTCCGAGACGGCGGTCGTCACGGTGGGCCGCATGCAGGCCGGCACCAAGGACAACATCATTCCCGACGACGCGGAGCTGGGCATCAACATCCGCTCCACCACGGCGTCCACCCGCGAGCTCCTCCGCTCGGCGACCGAGCGCGTCGTCCGGGCCGAGGCCGCGGCCGGAGGCGCCACGCGCGAACCCGACCTCGTCTGGACCGGGAGCGTTCCCGCCCTCGTCAGCGACCCGGATGCCACCGCCACCACGCTGGCCGCGTTCGCCGGACACTTCGGTGACCAGCGCATCATCCCCATGCCGCCGGTCAACGCCAGCGAGGACGTGGGTGTGTTCGGCGATGCGATCGGAGTGCCGACCGTCTTCTGGTTCTGGGGCGGCCTCGACACCGAGACCGTCGTGGCCGCACTGCGGGACGGCACGCTCGACGACCTGCCGGCCAACCACTCCCCGCACTTCGCCCCCGAGATCGAGCCGACCCTGAGCACCGGCGTGGAGGCGCTCACCGTCGCCGCGCTGACCTGGCTGGGCACCAGGGACGGTCAGTAG
- a CDS encoding DinB family protein, translating into MAPSLERPPFQADERTALIGWLDLQRQILRWKCEGLSEEDARRSVVPTSPAMTMAGLIGHMRWVEHTWLEVLFLGGDESVNPSFGESDEDDDWRTDGVPLQQLLVDYESQCARSNEIVATASLDDTGRHPKYGDGKIDLRWMLIHLIEETGRHAGHADIVRELIDGSKGYY; encoded by the coding sequence ATGGCCCCCTCACTCGAACGTCCTCCGTTCCAGGCCGACGAGCGCACGGCGCTCATCGGATGGCTGGACCTCCAGCGGCAGATCCTGCGGTGGAAGTGCGAAGGACTGAGCGAGGAGGACGCGCGCCGCAGCGTCGTCCCGACCTCGCCTGCGATGACGATGGCCGGTCTCATCGGCCATATGCGCTGGGTCGAACACACCTGGCTGGAGGTGTTGTTCCTCGGCGGCGACGAGTCGGTGAACCCGTCCTTCGGCGAGTCGGACGAGGATGACGACTGGCGCACCGACGGTGTCCCCCTCCAGCAACTGCTGGTCGACTACGAGTCCCAGTGCGCCCGCAGCAACGAGATCGTGGCCACGGCCTCCCTCGACGACACCGGCCGCCACCCCAAGTACGGCGACGGCAAGATCGACCTCCGCTGGATGCTCATCCACCTCATCGAGGAGACCGGTCGGCACGCAGGCCACGCGGACATCGTGCGGGAACTGATCGACGGGTCGAAGGGGTACTACTGA
- a CDS encoding glycosyltransferase: MEACQISVVVPCFNEEEVINTFHCALMEVLEGTGRSFEICYVDDGSRDSTRGQLRALAAEDKRIRYTSFSRNFGKEAAMLAGLRMSRGAAVALMDADLQHPPGLLYRMLELRRHGYDQVVARRDRSGEGLLRRTVSSAYYQAMGRCMDVDVVDGEGDFRLLSRRAVDAVLALPEANRFSKGIFSWIGFETVSFTYQNVNRAAGRSKWGGRRLLNYGIDGLISFNSRPLRLVIYVGLGLAFAAFAYALWIAANVIRRGVDVPGFATLLIAIVALGGIQLATLGVIGEYVGRIYSETKRRPPYVVRETEENPRRVGTVPAPGTEPSLTVDAIVRPKTPVRSTAGLRTLRQFLVFGLIGIVNTAVYMAVYVSLNRWIPYLIAHVIGFMVSVVGSFLLNSYVTCRTRPTWQGFIRFPLSSLVNMVFSGALLYLGVHSLGTEKNLTALAAGVLATPLSFVIARWAIDSGAAQTPQPEPNRAPPANSSPDLLRQKEHQSL, encoded by the coding sequence ATGGAAGCGTGTCAGATCTCAGTTGTTGTGCCGTGCTTCAATGAGGAAGAAGTGATCAACACATTTCACTGTGCGTTGATGGAAGTCCTGGAAGGGACGGGACGCTCCTTCGAGATCTGTTACGTCGACGACGGGAGCCGCGACAGCACCCGTGGCCAACTCCGCGCCCTGGCCGCCGAGGACAAGCGCATTCGTTATACGTCCTTCAGCCGGAATTTCGGCAAGGAAGCGGCCATGCTCGCGGGCCTGCGCATGTCCCGCGGCGCGGCCGTGGCCCTGATGGACGCCGACCTGCAGCACCCTCCCGGGCTTCTGTACCGGATGTTGGAACTGCGCCGACACGGCTACGACCAGGTAGTCGCCCGCCGGGACCGCTCCGGCGAGGGACTGCTGCGAAGGACCGTCAGCTCGGCGTACTACCAGGCCATGGGGCGCTGCATGGACGTGGATGTCGTCGACGGCGAGGGGGACTTCCGGCTGCTGTCGCGGCGCGCTGTCGACGCGGTGCTCGCCCTTCCGGAGGCCAACCGGTTCTCGAAAGGAATCTTTTCCTGGATCGGCTTCGAGACCGTCAGTTTTACCTATCAGAATGTCAACCGCGCCGCGGGCCGGTCGAAATGGGGCGGCCGGCGCCTCCTCAACTACGGGATCGACGGCCTGATCTCCTTCAACAGTCGTCCGCTGCGGCTGGTCATCTACGTCGGGTTGGGGCTCGCTTTCGCGGCGTTCGCCTATGCGCTCTGGATCGCCGCCAATGTCATCAGGCGCGGAGTGGACGTACCAGGATTCGCCACGCTACTGATCGCCATTGTGGCGCTTGGTGGAATCCAACTCGCCACGCTCGGCGTCATCGGTGAATACGTCGGCCGGATCTACAGCGAGACAAAACGCCGCCCGCCCTATGTGGTGCGAGAGACCGAGGAGAACCCGCGCCGGGTCGGTACAGTGCCCGCCCCCGGCACCGAGCCTTCGCTCACCGTGGACGCGATCGTCCGGCCGAAGACGCCGGTTCGGTCAACGGCCGGACTGCGCACCCTGCGGCAGTTCCTCGTCTTCGGACTGATCGGGATCGTCAACACCGCCGTGTACATGGCCGTGTACGTGTCGCTCAACCGTTGGATCCCCTACCTGATCGCGCACGTCATCGGCTTCATGGTCAGCGTCGTCGGCTCGTTCCTGCTGAACAGCTACGTCACCTGCCGCACGAGGCCGACCTGGCAAGGATTCATCCGCTTCCCCTTGTCGAGCCTCGTGAACATGGTGTTCAGCGGTGCTCTCCTCTACCTCGGCGTGCACTCCCTGGGGACGGAGAAGAACCTCACGGCGCTGGCCGCGGGCGTACTGGCCACGCCGCTGTCGTTCGTGATCGCCCGCTGGGCCATCGACTCCGGCGCCGCACAGACCCCGCAGCCGGAGCCCAACCGGGCGCCACCGGCGAACAGTTCGCCGGACCTGCTGAGGCAGAAGGAGCATCAGAGCCTGTGA
- a CDS encoding DUF6056 family protein, which yields MVRAPEKAVEDQRTDVPPQSRTSWSRRTWSPRAWSRTAAPLGLLSLLPLAVFVFAAWNARLVRTGGDDWCFLPVVHDGGLAAMVGKFYLHDNGRIVNAVLVWAYARFGETGQQWFAPVSGVLVLALLWAFVGAVLHAARARVPRGVPLLVASMVTALFLFGSPNTYKTFYWPAASVSHTLPPVFACAAAVPALRATSRRGRFLALGAVVLAGVSLGLVSEETSVVAATVLACALLISGRVFPEARRRFLRLCCTAGIASIMIGTLILYTSPGASRRRERKHASTMFTPDSLLGALHGFAEIAATVLTTWWYLGAVVVGVIVGVTSPGVVGRVPAARKYVPVLVAGVGALLVSGYVCTVITYPVFKHHVVSSTRLWNDYLLLYLLLLVFVGVLAGHAAQDRVRRTTPVLAAGGLLYAVVCVALTASLAGLATTMQTHARDWDRQDRWMRGQAAAGAQVLPYKRLPQSRMTEPFRHGGKAKWPASCIATYYGVQHIEQAHKLP from the coding sequence GTGGTGCGTGCACCGGAGAAGGCTGTTGAGGACCAACGCACCGATGTCCCTCCGCAGTCGCGGACGTCGTGGTCGCGGAGGACGTGGTCGCCGAGGGCATGGTCGCGGACGGCCGCACCGCTGGGGCTGCTCTCCCTGCTGCCGCTCGCCGTGTTCGTCTTCGCCGCATGGAACGCACGCCTGGTGCGTACCGGTGGGGACGACTGGTGCTTCCTGCCGGTGGTCCACGACGGCGGACTGGCCGCGATGGTCGGGAAGTTCTACCTCCACGACAACGGACGGATCGTCAACGCCGTGCTGGTGTGGGCGTATGCGCGTTTCGGTGAGACGGGTCAGCAGTGGTTCGCGCCGGTCAGTGGCGTGCTCGTCCTCGCGCTCTTGTGGGCCTTCGTCGGCGCCGTCCTGCACGCTGCACGAGCACGGGTCCCCCGGGGTGTTCCGCTTCTGGTGGCGTCCATGGTGACGGCCCTGTTCCTCTTCGGATCGCCCAACACCTACAAGACGTTCTACTGGCCGGCCGCCTCCGTCTCCCACACCCTGCCTCCGGTGTTCGCCTGCGCGGCTGCCGTCCCGGCGCTGCGGGCGACGTCACGGCGCGGCAGGTTCCTCGCGCTCGGCGCCGTCGTCCTCGCGGGGGTGTCCCTGGGGCTCGTCTCGGAGGAGACGAGCGTCGTCGCCGCGACCGTCCTGGCGTGCGCGCTGCTGATCAGCGGACGCGTCTTCCCCGAAGCACGACGGCGGTTCCTCCGCCTGTGCTGCACGGCCGGCATCGCGAGCATCATGATCGGCACGCTGATCCTCTACACCTCCCCCGGCGCTTCGCGCCGCCGCGAGCGCAAGCACGCGTCGACGATGTTCACCCCCGACTCGCTGCTGGGCGCGCTGCACGGATTCGCCGAGATCGCCGCCACGGTGCTCACGACCTGGTGGTACCTGGGAGCCGTCGTGGTGGGTGTCATCGTCGGGGTGACATCCCCGGGCGTCGTGGGCCGCGTCCCGGCTGCAAGGAAGTATGTGCCGGTCCTGGTCGCGGGTGTCGGCGCGCTGCTCGTCTCCGGCTACGTGTGCACGGTCATCACATACCCCGTGTTCAAGCACCACGTGGTGTCGTCGACCCGCCTGTGGAACGACTACCTGCTGCTCTACCTCCTGCTGCTGGTGTTCGTCGGCGTTCTCGCCGGGCACGCCGCGCAGGACCGGGTGCGGCGGACGACCCCCGTCCTCGCCGCCGGGGGCCTGTTGTACGCCGTCGTCTGCGTCGCCCTGACGGCGTCACTCGCGGGCCTCGCGACCACCATGCAGACGCATGCCCGCGACTGGGACCGGCAGGATCGCTGGATGCGCGGTCAGGCCGCGGCCGGCGCCCAGGTACTGCCGTACAAACGGCTCCCCCAGAGCAGGATGACCGAGCCGTTCCGTCATGGTGGGAAGGCGAAGTGGCCCGCTTCCTGCATTGCCACCTATTACGGCGTCCAACATATCGAGCAGGCTCACAAACTGCCGTGA
- a CDS encoding HpcH/HpaI aldolase/citrate lyase family protein — translation MTDAHEVHDARESIAAARSFLFVPGDRPDRYAKAHASGADLVIIDLEDAVAPADKDEARTHVAAWLAAGHRPVVRVNAPGTPWSEADLAMVAEHGCPVMVPKSEDPAALSEIAARTAGRCPLVALIETARGVLRAHEVAEAPGVVRLAFGNVDLAADLGVAHDDHLALAHARSQVVLAAAAAGLCPPVDGVTTAVRDADTLDADVTHGRRLGFAGKLCIHPAQLPAVEAGFTPTEAELAWAQSVLAAGDTVTTIDGQMVDKPVLDRARRLLAQAGRTG, via the coding sequence ATGACCGATGCACACGAGGTACACGATGCTCGCGAGTCGATCGCGGCCGCGCGCAGCTTCCTCTTTGTCCCCGGCGACCGCCCCGACCGCTACGCCAAGGCGCACGCCTCCGGCGCCGATCTCGTCATCATCGACCTGGAGGACGCGGTCGCCCCGGCCGACAAGGACGAGGCCCGTACGCATGTCGCCGCCTGGCTGGCCGCGGGGCACCGGCCGGTCGTGCGCGTCAACGCCCCGGGCACCCCCTGGTCCGAGGCCGATCTGGCCATGGTGGCGGAACACGGCTGCCCGGTGATGGTGCCCAAGTCCGAGGATCCGGCGGCTCTTTCGGAGATCGCGGCGCGGACGGCCGGCCGCTGCCCGCTCGTCGCCCTCATCGAGACCGCGCGCGGAGTGCTGCGCGCCCACGAGGTGGCCGAGGCGCCGGGCGTGGTGCGCCTCGCCTTCGGCAATGTGGACCTCGCCGCCGACCTCGGCGTCGCGCACGACGACCACCTCGCTCTGGCGCACGCCCGCTCCCAAGTGGTGCTCGCGGCCGCGGCCGCCGGCCTGTGCCCGCCGGTCGACGGTGTCACCACGGCCGTACGGGACGCGGACACCCTCGACGCCGATGTCACGCACGGCCGCCGCCTCGGATTCGCGGGCAAGTTGTGCATCCATCCGGCTCAACTCCCGGCGGTGGAGGCGGGATTCACGCCCACCGAAGCCGAACTGGCCTGGGCGCAATCCGTACTTGCCGCGGGTGACACCGTCACCACCATCGACGGCCAGATGGTCGACAAGCCCGTACTGGACCGGGCCCGACGCCTCCTCGCCCAGGCCGGGCGGACGGGCTGA
- a CDS encoding MFS transporter → MSKTPAPSPPSRVTANVVRGCLGNLIEWYDWFAYATFSVYFAPVFFPEGSQTAQLLSTAVVFAVGFLMRPLGGWLLGAYADRFGRRRALTLSVLLMSAGSLVIALSPGHDVIGLWAPALLVVARLAQGLSVGGEFGSSASYLSEVAPPGRRGFYSSFQYVSIVLGQLSALLVAIVLQNALTEAQLASWGWRIPFVVGALAGLTVMYLRRTMEESEHFQKEQARATDGERKGLVALFKEYPRQLLAVFGLAIGGTVAFYTYTTYLQKYLVNTAGIPKSTVTVIGFAALFVYMLLQPLVGALSDRVGRRPVMFGFSIGCMVLTVPVMTFLGHTSNPWVAFLLMTLALAFVTGYSALAAIVKAEMFPTKVRALGVGLPHALVTATFGGLTEPIALALKQNGHETVFFWYVTGCVALTLLATLLVREPSRDSHLETGPGTAAAPAEPSATTPA, encoded by the coding sequence ATGAGTAAGACACCGGCCCCCAGCCCGCCCTCCCGCGTCACCGCGAACGTCGTGCGCGGCTGTCTGGGCAACCTCATCGAGTGGTATGACTGGTTCGCCTACGCCACCTTCAGCGTCTACTTCGCGCCGGTGTTCTTCCCGGAAGGCAGCCAGACCGCCCAACTTCTGTCCACGGCCGTGGTGTTCGCGGTCGGCTTCCTGATGCGGCCGCTCGGCGGCTGGCTGCTCGGCGCCTACGCGGACCGGTTCGGCCGACGGCGCGCGCTGACCCTCTCCGTGCTGCTGATGAGCGCCGGATCACTCGTCATCGCCCTGTCCCCGGGACATGACGTCATCGGCCTGTGGGCGCCGGCCCTGCTCGTCGTGGCGCGCCTGGCCCAAGGCCTGTCCGTCGGCGGCGAGTTCGGCTCCAGCGCCTCCTATCTCTCCGAGGTGGCACCGCCCGGGCGGCGCGGCTTCTACTCCAGCTTCCAGTACGTGTCCATCGTGCTCGGCCAGCTCTCCGCGCTGCTCGTGGCGATCGTCCTGCAGAACGCGCTCACCGAGGCCCAACTGGCGAGCTGGGGCTGGCGCATCCCGTTCGTCGTCGGCGCGTTGGCCGGTCTCACCGTCATGTACCTGCGGCGCACCATGGAGGAGTCCGAGCACTTCCAGAAGGAGCAGGCACGCGCCACCGACGGCGAACGCAAGGGGCTCGTCGCCCTGTTCAAGGAGTACCCGCGCCAGCTGCTCGCCGTGTTCGGCCTCGCCATCGGCGGCACCGTCGCCTTCTACACGTACACCACCTATCTGCAGAAGTACCTCGTGAACACCGCGGGCATCCCCAAGTCGACCGTGACGGTCATCGGCTTCGCGGCCCTCTTCGTGTACATGCTGCTGCAGCCGCTGGTCGGCGCGCTGTCCGACCGGGTGGGCCGCCGCCCCGTCATGTTCGGCTTCTCGATCGGCTGCATGGTGCTCACGGTCCCGGTGATGACCTTCCTGGGACACACCAGCAACCCGTGGGTCGCCTTCCTCCTGATGACGCTCGCCCTCGCGTTCGTCACCGGATACTCGGCCCTCGCCGCCATCGTCAAGGCCGAGATGTTCCCCACCAAGGTGCGCGCCCTGGGTGTCGGCCTCCCGCACGCCCTCGTCACCGCCACCTTCGGCGGACTGACCGAGCCGATCGCGCTGGCCCTCAAGCAGAACGGGCACGAGACCGTGTTCTTCTGGTACGTGACCGGGTGCGTCGCCCTCACACTGCTGGCCACGCTCCTCGTGCGCGAGCCGTCCCGCGATTCCCACCTGGAGACCGGACCCGGCACCGCGGCCGCCCCCGCCGAGCCCTCCGCCACGACCCCCGCGTGA